One Echinicola strongylocentroti DNA window includes the following coding sequences:
- a CDS encoding phage holin family protein, whose translation MSKEGNNWGRILIQLIVAGLAVLITGYLLPGVYVEDFWIGVLIAVVISLLNYTIKPILIILTIPITIVTLGLFLLVINALIILFAAEIIPGFVVEGFWWALLFSFILSIINAIFGVSLLDNDR comes from the coding sequence ATGAGCAAAGAAGGCAATAATTGGGGTAGGATACTTATCCAGCTGATAGTGGCGGGTTTAGCCGTGCTTATCACAGGTTATCTGCTTCCCGGAGTCTATGTAGAGGATTTTTGGATAGGGGTGCTGATCGCTGTGGTCATCAGCTTATTAAACTATACGATTAAGCCTATCTTGATCATCCTGACCATTCCAATAACCATTGTCACTTTGGGCTTGTTTTTGTTAGTGATCAATGCGCTCATCATTTTATTTGCAGCAGAGATCATACCTGGATTTGTGGTGGAAGGTTTTTGGTGGGCGTTGCTGTTTAGCTTTATTCTGTCCATTATCAATGCCATTTTTGGCGTGTCATTATTGGATAATGACAGGTGA
- the metX gene encoding homoserine O-acetyltransferase MetX, protein MNLTSPYLITDMTQEIFHCEEELPLESGESLPGFDISYTTQGHLTPQKDNVIWVLHALTGDANVHEWWSGLVGEDKFFDPTKYFIVCANLLGSCYGSTQPLSKNPKTEKPYYYDFPNLSTRDMAKAFDQLRQHLGIQKIDTIIGGSLGGQVALEWSYNLQEQVRKTIIVASNAKTSPWTIGFNEAQRMAIESDNTWGQNSPDAGKKGLEAARAIGMLSYRHQEIFHTSQAETEEKTDHFRVSSYLRYQGQKLSNRFNALSYWVLTKAMDSHDLGRGRGGTAKALSEIKSKVLSIGINTDLLFTKEESQFISKNVPNGTYREISSIYGHDAFLVENEQLNYILTSFYLENND, encoded by the coding sequence ATGAATCTAACATCACCGTATCTGATTACCGATATGACCCAAGAAATTTTCCACTGCGAAGAGGAACTACCACTTGAATCAGGTGAATCATTGCCAGGATTCGATATTAGTTATACTACTCAAGGGCACTTGACCCCACAAAAAGACAATGTCATCTGGGTACTGCATGCCCTTACCGGAGATGCGAATGTACACGAATGGTGGAGCGGTCTTGTAGGGGAAGACAAATTCTTCGATCCCACCAAGTACTTTATCGTCTGTGCCAACTTGCTCGGATCATGCTATGGCTCTACCCAACCGCTCAGCAAAAACCCAAAAACTGAAAAACCATATTATTATGATTTCCCCAATCTGTCCACACGCGACATGGCCAAGGCCTTCGACCAACTACGACAGCATTTGGGAATTCAGAAAATTGATACCATAATAGGCGGATCTCTTGGTGGTCAAGTAGCTCTTGAATGGTCCTATAACTTACAAGAACAGGTAAGAAAGACAATCATCGTGGCATCCAACGCCAAGACATCCCCTTGGACGATCGGCTTCAATGAAGCCCAAAGAATGGCCATCGAATCAGACAATACTTGGGGGCAAAACTCTCCTGATGCAGGCAAAAAAGGACTGGAAGCGGCACGCGCCATCGGTATGCTCAGCTATCGTCACCAGGAAATTTTCCATACCAGCCAAGCCGAAACAGAGGAAAAAACGGATCACTTCCGAGTGAGTTCATACTTGCGATACCAAGGCCAAAAACTCTCCAATCGATTTAACGCCCTCTCCTACTGGGTGCTCACCAAAGCCATGGACAGCCATGACCTGGGCAGAGGCAGAGGAGGAACAGCCAAGGCGCTTTCGGAAATCAAATCCAAGGTACTTTCCATTGGGATCAATACCGACTTGCTCTTTACCAAAGAAGAGTCGCAGTTTATCAGTAAAAATGTCCCCAACGGCACTTATCGAGAGATTTCTTCCATCTATGGCCATGACGCATTTTTGGTGGAAAACGAACAATTAAATTATATTTTAACCTCTTTTTACCTAGAAAACAATGACTAA
- a CDS encoding acyl-CoA desaturase: protein MILIVFFLLHWYFSLFCQSFFLHRYAAHQMFIMNKFWEKFFYFFTWACQGSSYLSPRAYAILHRMHHAYSDTPKDPHSPHHTENLFTMMWKTKNIYNEYFSFRLKPEERFSKDVPDWNKFDLMADSMFVRVAWGLLYVAIYVLSITVFELPGTHWWMYFLLPIHFLMGPVHGAIVNWSGHKYGYANFDNNDQSKNSLLMDVLMLGELFQNNHHKLPNRPNFAVKWYEFDPTYPVVKLLHFTRIIKLRTT from the coding sequence GTGATATTAATAGTATTCTTCCTTCTTCACTGGTATTTCTCGCTGTTTTGCCAGAGTTTCTTTCTGCACAGATACGCAGCACATCAGATGTTCATCATGAACAAATTCTGGGAAAAGTTCTTCTACTTTTTCACGTGGGCATGTCAAGGCAGTTCATACCTGTCCCCCAGGGCTTACGCCATTCTTCATAGAATGCACCACGCCTATAGTGACACGCCAAAAGACCCACACAGTCCCCATCATACAGAAAACCTCTTCACCATGATGTGGAAAACCAAAAACATCTACAACGAATATTTCAGCTTTAGGTTAAAACCTGAAGAAAGGTTCTCCAAAGATGTACCTGATTGGAATAAGTTTGACCTTATGGCTGACAGTATGTTTGTCCGAGTGGCTTGGGGCCTGCTATATGTCGCCATCTATGTTCTTAGTATCACCGTATTCGAATTGCCAGGCACACATTGGTGGATGTACTTCCTGTTACCTATCCACTTCCTGATGGGCCCCGTTCATGGGGCTATCGTCAACTGGAGCGGACACAAATACGGTTATGCTAACTTCGACAATAACGACCAATCCAAAAATAGCTTGCTAATGGATGTGCTTATGCTTGGTGAATTGTTCCAAAACAACCACCACAAGCTACCAAACCGGCCAAACTTTGCGGTAAAATGGTATGAGTTTGACCCTACCTATCCTGTGGTAAAGCTCCTTCATTTTACACGAATTATAAAGCTGAGAACTACCTAA
- a CDS encoding VOC family protein: MGYSQIKETCLYIPDLDQAEEFYHNKLGMPVISKEEDRHIFFRCGSSVLLCFIPEATKNEKNLPPHYAKGKQHIAFEVAASAYPNSKAELIEKGIVITHEQEWKDGLESCYFEDPFGHVLEIVPKGIWE, from the coding sequence ATGGGTTACTCGCAGATCAAAGAAACATGTCTCTATATCCCTGACTTGGATCAGGCGGAGGAGTTTTATCACAACAAACTAGGTATGCCGGTAATTTCCAAAGAGGAAGACCGGCATATTTTTTTTAGGTGCGGCAGTTCAGTACTGTTGTGTTTCATCCCCGAAGCTACCAAAAACGAAAAGAACCTCCCTCCTCACTATGCCAAAGGCAAGCAGCACATCGCCTTTGAAGTAGCAGCAAGTGCCTATCCAAATAGTAAAGCGGAGCTGATCGAAAAGGGTATTGTTATCACCCATGAACAAGAGTGGAAAGACGGGTTGGAAAGCTGCTATTTCGAAGACCCTTTTGGTCATGTGCTGGAGATCGTGCCCAAGGGGATCTGGGAGTAG
- a CDS encoding BlaI/MecI/CopY family transcriptional regulator: MRELTRAEEQVMQILWDIEKGFVKDILAKMSSPKPAYNTVSTIIRILEKKGFVKHKAYGKSHEYFPIVSKDQYRSFSIKNLLTGYFGGSFSKLASFFAKDEKLDLNELEKLMNEVKDDVK, from the coding sequence ATGAGAGAGTTAACAAGAGCAGAAGAACAAGTCATGCAGATTTTGTGGGATATCGAGAAAGGCTTCGTCAAGGATATCCTCGCAAAGATGTCCTCGCCCAAGCCCGCTTACAACACGGTATCTACCATCATCCGAATTTTGGAGAAAAAGGGATTTGTAAAACATAAGGCCTACGGGAAATCCCACGAGTACTTCCCTATCGTCTCCAAAGACCAATACCGAAGCTTCTCCATCAAAAATTTACTGACAGGCTATTTTGGCGGTTCATTTTCTAAACTGGCTTCTTTCTTTGCCAAGGATGAAAAATTGGATCTTAATGAGTTAGAGAAATTAATGAATGAAGTAAAAGACGATGTAAAATAA
- a CDS encoding undecaprenyl-diphosphate phosphatase yields MTIIEAIILGIIQGLTEFLPVSSSGHIELGSFLLNVQAADNLLFTVVVHAATALSTIVVFRKDIAAIIKDLFKFQWNDGTQFIAKILLSMIPIGVIGVMFEDQIEMLFGGKIVFVGAMLLVTAALLAFSHFASKRDGNVTFPKALVIGIAQTIAIMPGISRSGSTIATALLIGVEKERATRFSFLMVLLPILGASGIKLLKYLEDPSLAAGISMPVLSAGFIAAFVAGLAACIWMINIVKKGKLIYFAVYCAIVGLIAVIGGLTM; encoded by the coding sequence ATGACCATCATAGAAGCGATTATCCTGGGCATCATTCAGGGATTAACTGAGTTTTTGCCTGTTTCCAGTAGTGGCCATATCGAGCTAGGGTCCTTTTTACTGAACGTCCAAGCAGCCGACAACCTACTCTTTACAGTAGTAGTCCATGCTGCCACAGCACTTAGTACGATTGTGGTATTCCGAAAAGACATCGCTGCCATCATCAAGGACCTTTTCAAATTCCAATGGAATGACGGCACCCAATTCATCGCCAAGATCCTTCTTTCCATGATTCCGATTGGTGTGATCGGGGTCATGTTTGAAGACCAGATCGAGATGCTCTTTGGTGGAAAGATCGTATTCGTGGGAGCTATGCTTTTGGTGACAGCTGCTTTGCTTGCCTTTTCGCATTTTGCCTCCAAGAGAGATGGGAACGTTACTTTTCCAAAAGCACTGGTCATTGGCATTGCCCAGACCATTGCCATTATGCCAGGCATTAGCCGGTCCGGCTCTACCATTGCCACGGCTTTGCTCATCGGGGTAGAAAAAGAAAGGGCTACACGATTTTCTTTTTTGATGGTGCTATTGCCTATATTGGGAGCATCAGGCATCAAACTGCTCAAATACCTGGAAGACCCCAGTTTAGCTGCCGGGATCTCTATGCCCGTTTTATCTGCTGGTTTTATCGCTGCTTTTGTGGCAGGATTGGCAGCATGTATTTGGATGATCAATATAGTAAAGAAAGGCAAACTCATTTATTTTGCCGTGTATTGTGCCATTGTCGGCTTGATCGCTGTCATTGGCGGACTAACGATGTAA
- the truB gene encoding tRNA pseudouridine(55) synthase TruB, which yields METPYGEVFLVNKPYRWTSFDVVKKIRNTLKIKKVGHAGTLDPLATGLLIICAGKKTKSINDFMGQEKEYTGTFVLGKTTASFDLEQEVEDVADPSHLTLEMIQEACKTLTGDIMQVPPTHSAIKKDGKRVYESARKGIDVKLDPRPVTVSIFDITRCELPEIDFRIVCSKGTYIRSLARDLGEALHVGAYMSALTRTRIGDFHLSDADEVNAIVEKIKGEANS from the coding sequence ATGGAAACACCTTACGGAGAAGTATTTCTGGTCAACAAACCTTATCGCTGGACCTCTTTTGATGTGGTCAAAAAAATCAGAAACACCCTCAAAATCAAAAAAGTAGGCCATGCGGGCACCTTGGATCCGCTGGCAACGGGATTATTGATCATTTGTGCTGGCAAAAAGACCAAAAGTATCAATGATTTCATGGGACAGGAAAAAGAATACACGGGGACCTTTGTCCTTGGAAAAACCACGGCTTCCTTCGACTTGGAACAGGAAGTAGAAGATGTAGCAGATCCTTCCCATCTTACATTGGAAATGATCCAAGAAGCATGCAAAACACTTACAGGAGATATCATGCAGGTGCCTCCCACCCACTCTGCCATCAAAAAAGACGGTAAACGTGTGTACGAATCTGCCAGAAAGGGAATAGATGTCAAGCTGGACCCTAGGCCCGTAACCGTTTCAATATTTGACATTACACGATGCGAACTTCCGGAAATAGATTTTCGTATTGTTTGTTCCAAGGGAACATACATCAGAAGCCTCGCCAGAGACCTGGGTGAAGCGCTCCATGTAGGTGCTTATATGTCCGCATTGACACGGACCAGAATTGGTGATTTTCACCTGTCTGACGCTGATGAAGTCAATGCTATTGTAGAAAAAATCAAAGGAGAAGCCAATTCATGA
- a CDS encoding homoserine dehydrogenase, which produces MTNRIGLFGFGVVGQGYYEIAKNDRPELLPETIVVQNKNKERDHSLQFSFDPTDILDAPCDIGIELISDPVQAYDYVNSLLKSGKKVISANKKMLAAHLPELLELEKAYGGSLLYEASAAAGIPIITCLDCHFAGDHISKLQGILNGSSNYILSRLFQDDLSLQEAVKLAQENGFAEADPTLDINGSDVSSKLTILGLHAFGKYIPEGEILTIGVQHVHAADVTLAKSLGLKIKLIATAQKDKDGLSLHILPTLVSANDPLFLVENEYNAAKVTSQNLGEQFFQGKGAGSLPTGASVYADLTKAEKGYGYSYDKLNGKKVTPEQPQSASLEVIISADSQEALKPMTDGISIHQANGKYWAISTVSTAELIKQLPVIETNKLSIIALNNTVSKENVLAQIQQQETVNIN; this is translated from the coding sequence ATGACTAACCGCATTGGTTTGTTTGGCTTTGGAGTGGTCGGCCAAGGATATTATGAAATCGCTAAAAATGACCGCCCCGAGCTTTTACCTGAAACGATTGTCGTACAAAATAAAAACAAAGAACGAGATCATTCACTACAATTTTCTTTTGACCCAACGGACATTTTGGATGCCCCTTGTGACATTGGAATAGAGCTCATATCTGATCCTGTGCAGGCTTATGATTATGTCAATAGCCTTTTAAAATCAGGAAAGAAAGTCATTTCAGCAAACAAAAAAATGCTTGCTGCCCATCTACCAGAGCTTTTGGAACTGGAAAAAGCCTACGGTGGAAGCCTTCTCTATGAAGCATCTGCTGCAGCAGGCATCCCCATCATCACTTGCTTGGATTGTCACTTTGCGGGCGATCACATTAGCAAGCTCCAAGGCATTCTCAATGGGTCTTCCAACTACATTCTATCCCGATTATTTCAGGATGATCTTAGCTTACAAGAGGCCGTAAAACTGGCCCAAGAAAATGGGTTTGCGGAAGCAGATCCCACCTTGGACATCAATGGAAGCGATGTCAGCAGCAAGTTGACCATTCTTGGCCTACATGCTTTTGGAAAGTATATTCCTGAAGGAGAAATCTTGACCATTGGGGTGCAGCATGTGCATGCCGCAGACGTGACGCTGGCCAAGTCCCTGGGCTTAAAGATCAAGCTGATCGCCACAGCCCAAAAGGATAAAGACGGCCTAAGCCTACACATCCTTCCTACCTTGGTCAGCGCCAATGATCCGTTGTTCTTGGTAGAAAATGAATACAATGCTGCTAAAGTGACTTCCCAAAACCTTGGTGAACAATTCTTCCAAGGGAAAGGCGCTGGAAGCTTACCGACCGGGGCTTCCGTATACGCAGACTTGACCAAGGCGGAAAAAGGCTATGGCTACAGCTATGATAAGCTCAATGGTAAAAAAGTCACTCCCGAACAACCACAATCCGCTTCCTTGGAAGTAATCATCAGCGCAGACAGTCAAGAAGCCCTGAAACCGATGACAGACGGAATCTCCATCCATCAAGCCAATGGAAAATACTGGGCCATCAGTACTGTTTCTACTGCAGAGCTGATCAAACAGCTCCCCGTCATAGAAACCAATAAGCTCTCAATCATAGCGCTCAATAATACCGTTAGTAAAGAAAATGTCCTTGCCCAAATCCAACAGCAGGAAACCGTTAATATAAATTAG
- a CDS encoding alanine/glycine:cation symporter family protein: MKEIVEVVNNIVWSYALIGLCLAAGVYFSVRTRFLQVTYLKEMFKLLFKGESSEKGVSSFQAFAIAISGRVGTGNIAGVAMAIAMGGPGAVFWMWVIAFLGGASAFVESTLGQVFKEVNNGQYRGGPAYYIEKGLGVRWYAMLFAFATIISMTLLMPGVQSNSIALSVQNAFGVPVEYTGLIITFFLALIIIGGVKRISKVAEVVVPFMAAAYILMALVIIGANIAEVPGVLMVIIKSAFNLEAAFSGVFGMAIAWGVKRGIYSNEAGQGTAPHAAAAAEVSHPAKQGLVQAFSVYVDTLFVCTATALMILFTGQYNVINPEGGFIVEHLPGVAVGPEYTQYAVATHFPDLGSGFVAVSLLFFAFTTIMAYYYIAETNLSYLNRLQDRPWSLWALRIMILGATFYGTIKTAKVAWMLGDIGVGLMAWLNVIAILLLRKPAMKTFEDYRRQLKAGKDPVFKAKEAGVDNADFWK, from the coding sequence ATGAAAGAGATTGTAGAAGTCGTCAATAATATCGTATGGAGTTATGCCCTGATTGGGCTTTGTCTGGCTGCTGGAGTGTATTTCTCTGTCAGAACCCGGTTTTTGCAGGTGACTTACCTGAAGGAAATGTTCAAATTACTCTTTAAGGGAGAATCTTCCGAAAAGGGGGTGTCGTCTTTTCAGGCGTTTGCCATTGCCATTTCTGGCAGGGTAGGCACAGGAAATATAGCCGGAGTGGCGATGGCCATAGCGATGGGAGGTCCTGGTGCGGTCTTTTGGATGTGGGTGATTGCTTTTTTGGGTGGAGCTTCTGCTTTTGTGGAATCTACCTTGGGCCAAGTCTTTAAGGAAGTGAATAATGGGCAATATCGTGGTGGCCCGGCATATTACATCGAAAAGGGCCTGGGCGTAAGATGGTATGCGATGCTTTTTGCTTTTGCGACCATCATCAGCATGACCCTCCTCATGCCAGGCGTACAGAGCAATAGCATTGCGCTTAGTGTGCAGAATGCCTTTGGTGTACCGGTAGAATATACTGGGCTTATCATCACCTTTTTTCTGGCTTTGATCATCATTGGAGGGGTGAAGCGAATCTCCAAAGTGGCAGAGGTGGTGGTGCCTTTTATGGCGGCAGCATATATTTTGATGGCGCTTGTGATCATTGGGGCTAATATCGCTGAGGTCCCAGGTGTGTTAATGGTGATTATAAAATCGGCATTTAACCTTGAGGCAGCATTCAGTGGTGTGTTTGGGATGGCGATTGCTTGGGGGGTGAAGCGTGGCATTTATTCCAATGAGGCCGGACAGGGTACTGCTCCCCATGCAGCCGCAGCAGCAGAGGTGAGTCATCCCGCCAAGCAAGGATTGGTTCAGGCGTTTTCGGTGTATGTGGATACCTTATTTGTGTGCACGGCCACCGCTTTGATGATTCTATTTACCGGTCAGTATAATGTCATCAATCCAGAAGGAGGCTTTATCGTAGAGCACCTTCCGGGAGTGGCAGTAGGTCCAGAGTATACCCAATATGCAGTGGCTACACATTTTCCGGATTTAGGAAGCGGTTTTGTAGCTGTTTCTCTCTTGTTTTTTGCCTTTACGACCATTATGGCTTATTACTATATTGCTGAAACCAATTTAAGTTATCTCAACCGTCTCCAAGATCGGCCTTGGAGTCTCTGGGCATTAAGGATCATGATCCTGGGAGCGACATTTTATGGTACGATCAAGACGGCCAAGGTGGCATGGATGCTTGGGGATATTGGCGTAGGCTTAATGGCTTGGCTAAATGTGATCGCAATATTACTGCTCAGAAAACCGGCCATGAAGACTTTTGAGGATTATAGAAGACAACTTAAAGCTGGTAAAGACCCTGTTTTTAAAGCCAAAGAAGCAGGAGTGGACAATGCAGACTTCTGGAAGTAA
- a CDS encoding DUF3098 domain-containing protein, producing MNNLPFSKKNYLLMLIGIAIIVVGFIIIGLDSAPHGFGFMGLTLGPLVTLFGFIFEFYAIFYKSKSEE from the coding sequence ATGAACAACTTACCTTTTTCAAAAAAAAATTACCTACTCATGCTTATTGGTATAGCCATAATCGTAGTGGGATTTATCATTATTGGTCTGGACAGCGCGCCACACGGATTCGGTTTTATGGGACTTACATTGGGGCCATTGGTTACCCTTTTCGGTTTCATATTTGAGTTTTATGCCATTTTTTACAAATCAAAATCGGAAGAATAA
- a CDS encoding cell division protein FtsX, giving the protein MGKSSRKKKRLGNFKFMSVLFSTTLSLFIVGLFGVIVIQAKTLTSIIRENIEVQVFLHKNLSDSDQAKIGKALENKPYLLKKDDGAQLSFISADEAAETFLKDTGEDFGKFLDDNPLRDSYVLSINEEYQTSDKMENIVAEIQKINGVFEVTYMNDLVESINKNLMKVSIVLGAFILILVITVIILINNTIRLALFSQRFLIRSMQLVGATRGFIRKPFLNRSFLFGTLAGIISSAMLYGLIQYTKANIDGFALLQNNRMQLILFGGLVLLGAILSFFSTLRAVNKYLRMSLDELY; this is encoded by the coding sequence ATGGGCAAATCTTCAAGAAAAAAGAAAAGATTAGGGAATTTTAAATTTATGAGTGTGCTCTTCAGCACTACTCTCTCGCTTTTTATAGTGGGGCTTTTTGGTGTGATCGTCATTCAGGCAAAAACCCTGACATCCATCATTCGTGAAAACATAGAAGTTCAGGTGTTTTTACATAAAAACCTGTCCGATTCTGATCAAGCAAAGATTGGAAAAGCCCTGGAAAACAAACCCTACCTTTTGAAAAAAGATGATGGTGCGCAATTGTCCTTTATCTCTGCAGACGAAGCTGCCGAAACCTTCCTGAAAGACACAGGTGAGGATTTCGGTAAGTTCCTTGATGACAACCCCTTGCGTGATAGCTATGTTCTCTCTATCAATGAGGAATACCAAACCTCAGATAAAATGGAAAACATCGTGGCAGAGATCCAAAAGATAAACGGGGTATTTGAAGTGACTTACATGAACGACCTCGTCGAATCCATCAATAAAAACCTAATGAAAGTCAGTATTGTTCTTGGGGCTTTTATCCTAATATTGGTCATTACTGTAATTATTTTGATCAATAACACCATCCGCCTCGCTCTCTTCAGTCAGCGGTTCCTGATCAGAAGCATGCAGCTAGTGGGTGCCACCAGAGGTTTTATCAGGAAGCCCTTTCTCAATCGATCCTTTCTTTTCGGGACATTGGCAGGCATCATTTCCTCTGCCATGCTCTACGGCCTTATTCAATATACCAAAGCCAACATAGATGGATTTGCATTGCTCCAAAATAACCGAATGCAGCTGATACTCTTTGGAGGTCTGGTGCTACTTGGCGCCATACTTTCCTTTTTCAGCACCCTCAGGGCAGTTAATAAATATTTACGAATGTCTTTAGACGAACTTTATTAA
- a CDS encoding 30S ribosomal protein THX: MKSKRGKTHRGTFGKSRPRKNQNKATQKEQSQVTK; the protein is encoded by the coding sequence ATGAAATCCAAAAGAGGTAAAACCCACAGAGGGACCTTTGGCAAGAGCAGACCTCGCAAGAATCAAAACAAAGCTACCCAAAAAGAACAGTCACAAGTCACTAAATAA
- a CDS encoding M56 family metallopeptidase produces the protein MAHLIDYIWQSSFCLLFFFGIYWCFLRREKVFGFTRVFLLVTPVLALLFPLIEIPVEFSKPTISLENTDFLQYLTAQEAKDDIVASYGLPEVTVESTKLPILLEWKDYLFLGYLAIALLLTCRLLWQFLQLRLLTEKGWYQTVFNLKSSYFLIPTFGLAPVFSFFNRLFWDDSQQLRPEEKEHIIKHEIEHIRQGHSWDMMYYQVLSILFWFNPGIHLMRSALIDTHEYSADANVVKQTANKDTYTNLIVKIAFKGLDLPVGNYFIRSTTLKRIMMMKNNKKTNWFKLLMVVPLTAMLLALVSMKTISTSSFFDTGSSMSLANMKELIEQAQDTINVSTRVVHIPNPVHYEYVSSLKDGKVTAQLGNLQYEIGDISDDEEYADVMEMINIFKQHSSFIKNYNTPDLQKTADEMPEAKGGMEAWNTFLAKNLKYPTEARKLGMTGDIYIEFVVSKEGKVLQPTLKRSLGMGLDDEILRIFSLESMPEWNPGIIDGKPVNTLMVLPIRFKLHGEVAKSKSFFGTPSYSSDKEVFDIVEKMPAPQGGKDGWTDYISRNLEYPKKAMENGVEGTVYITFIVDKDGSTRDPQILRGIGSGADEEAMRLVMNSPKWFPGEQNGSNVPVKMRLPVKFELDDRNKPVKSNKLDEVVVVGYGTVSKNKNPSPQLNFNKFDEGKEPLLVIAGVKYQKEELSNLSPEDIKSINVLKEKPALEKYKEEGKYGVIEITLKEGVELPLKKKEPASNTLSPAQDQPKLAIWQGSDLYD, from the coding sequence ATGGCACATCTAATCGACTATATATGGCAGAGTTCCTTCTGCCTGTTATTTTTTTTCGGGATATATTGGTGTTTTCTGAGAAGGGAAAAGGTATTTGGCTTTACACGGGTATTTTTATTGGTCACACCTGTTTTGGCCTTGCTGTTTCCCCTAATCGAAATCCCTGTGGAGTTTTCAAAACCTACCATATCACTGGAAAACACAGACTTTTTGCAGTATTTAACGGCACAAGAGGCCAAGGATGACATCGTAGCAAGTTATGGACTCCCTGAAGTAACCGTAGAAAGCACCAAACTCCCCATTCTTTTGGAATGGAAAGACTATTTGTTCCTGGGGTATTTGGCGATTGCACTTTTGCTCACCTGTAGGCTTTTATGGCAATTCCTACAACTGAGGCTACTCACCGAAAAAGGCTGGTACCAAACGGTATTCAATTTGAAAAGCAGTTATTTTTTGATACCTACCTTTGGTCTGGCACCGGTATTTTCGTTCTTTAACAGGCTCTTTTGGGACGATAGCCAACAGCTAAGACCCGAAGAAAAAGAGCATATCATCAAACACGAAATTGAACATATCCGTCAGGGACATTCCTGGGATATGATGTATTATCAAGTATTGAGTATTTTGTTTTGGTTTAACCCTGGTATCCATTTGATGCGGAGTGCTTTGATCGACACCCACGAATATTCGGCAGATGCCAATGTCGTCAAGCAAACCGCAAACAAGGACACCTATACTAATCTCATTGTCAAAATAGCATTTAAGGGACTGGATCTTCCTGTTGGCAACTATTTCATTAGATCGACAACCTTAAAACGCATTATGATGATGAAAAACAACAAAAAGACCAATTGGTTTAAATTACTGATGGTGGTGCCCCTGACGGCTATGTTATTGGCACTGGTCTCTATGAAGACCATTTCTACTTCCAGTTTCTTTGACACAGGGTCCAGCATGAGCTTGGCCAATATGAAAGAACTGATCGAGCAAGCCCAGGACACCATCAACGTGAGCACAAGAGTGGTGCATATCCCCAATCCAGTGCATTACGAATATGTTTCATCCCTAAAAGATGGCAAAGTCACTGCCCAGCTGGGAAACCTACAGTATGAAATTGGTGACATTTCAGATGACGAGGAATATGCTGATGTGATGGAAATGATCAATATTTTCAAACAGCACAGCAGCTTTATCAAAAACTACAACACACCCGATCTCCAGAAGACAGCGGATGAAATGCCCGAGGCAAAAGGCGGAATGGAAGCGTGGAACACGTTTCTAGCCAAAAACCTCAAGTACCCAACAGAAGCAAGAAAACTGGGAATGACCGGTGATATTTACATCGAGTTTGTGGTAAGCAAAGAAGGCAAAGTCCTACAGCCCACTCTTAAACGATCTTTGGGCATGGGCTTGGATGATGAGATTTTGAGAATTTTCTCCTTGGAAAGTATGCCTGAATGGAACCCAGGCATCATCGATGGGAAACCCGTCAACACGCTCATGGTCCTTCCGATCAGGTTTAAGCTTCATGGGGAAGTAGCCAAGTCGAAGTCATTCTTTGGCACTCCCTCCTACTCATCTGACAAAGAGGTGTTTGACATAGTAGAAAAAATGCCCGCGCCACAAGGAGGCAAAGACGGCTGGACAGACTATATCTCCAGAAACCTAGAATATCCTAAAAAGGCCATGGAGAATGGCGTCGAAGGGACAGTTTATATCACCTTTATCGTGGACAAAGACGGCAGCACTCGGGATCCTCAGATTTTGAGGGGTATAGGCAGTGGTGCTGACGAAGAAGCCATGCGTTTGGTAATGAACTCCCCCAAATGGTTTCCCGGTGAACAAAATGGTTCCAATGTCCCTGTAAAAATGAGGCTTCCGGTCAAGTTTGAACTGGACGACCGAAACAAACCCGTCAAATCAAACAAACTGGATGAGGTCGTCGTAGTGGGATATGGAACGGTCTCAAAAAACAAAAACCCCTCCCCTCAATTGAACTTTAATAAATTTGATGAGGGCAAAGAGCCTTTATTAGTGATCGCTGGTGTGAAATATCAAAAAGAAGAACTTTCCAACCTATCACCTGAAGACATCAAAAGCATCAATGTACTTAAAGAGAAGCCTGCCCTTGAAAAGTATAAGGAAGAAGGAAAATACGGCGTAATCGAAATAACACTAAAAGAAGGAGTGGAATTGCCTTTAAAGAAAAAAGAACCTGCTAGCAATACCCTATCCCCCGCCCAAGACCAGCCTAAATTGGCCATTTGGCAGGGATCCGATCTTTATGATTGA